The genome window TTAGGGTCTACACTAGAAACATTCTTACGCTacatcaatccttttcttaCATTAAGGTCGTCTTTCACCTAAATTATAAACTATAAATTAGTACGTTACGTAAAGAAATGGCGATAACACTGGAGCCAAGTGCAATATACTAATATTCACTTCATAAACTAAAATCACGGAGTTCATGAATTACAGACATAGGGTATAGCTtttgacaacaacaaaaaaaagaaagtgggTTAGCTAGATTCCTCAAGCTGGATGGAGACTTTAGACACATCGTAGCCACGATTGATCAGGAGGTATCTTTCTCACAGCTGGGTTTgtccatgaaaattaagccaAAAATATGTTGACCCACATACCTATCCATTCCAAAGGATATTTCTTTAGCATAAGCAACCGATCGAAGCAACTCTAAAATTATGACCGTTGGAAAAAGTACTAAAATTGTATTTTTGCCATTCCGCGTAGATATatagatatacatatatatatatatagcagttCCATTTCTTCCATACCTCCTAGCTCTCTTACAATCGCATGATCTAATAACTCAGAGAGCACTCTTCCCAccatattctctctctctctctctctctctctctcaatattTTTTactacaataattttttattcaattcaatggCTTCGCATTCTCTTGTGTTATCATTCATTTGTTTCTACTTGGTGTGCAACATACTTACTttgttaatgttgtttcatgcaGTGCCAATTGTGACGGCAGCGAGAAGCTCTCACGTACTAGTCCGCAGCAGTCTGATGACCTCGTCACCAACCCCTGCGACCGATAGCAGCAGTTCCAAGCCCCACCACAAGTGGGTTGGACCCAGCGGCCACCGCCTGATCATGGTCGACGTGAACGGCTCCGGGGACTTCCAGTCTGTCCAGTCCGCCGTCAATGCAGTCCCGGTGAACAACACGGTCAATATTGTCATCCTAATCAAGCCCGGATGTTACATGTAATTATAATTGTTAATAACATTGATATTAAAATTCTTCTTAATCTTAGTAAgttaattacatatatataactaTACGCACAGTTAAGCACGCAGACTATCATAAGAATTAAGAATAACAATATTATAATTAATGCAGAGAGAAAGTGGTAGTGCCGGCGACGAAGCCGTACATCACGTTTCAAGGAGCCGGGAAAGATGCGACGGTGATCGAATGGCATGACCGTGCCAGTGACCCTGGACCCAACGGCCAGCAGCTCAGAACTTACCGAACGGCTTCTGTTACTGTTTTTGCTAACTATTTCTCTGCCAGAAATATTAGCTTCAAGGTACGTAACAACAAAGGTGTATATCTAGCTAGCTACTTCATAGCACAAACACGcccatatataataatata of Malus sylvestris chromosome 6, drMalSylv7.2, whole genome shotgun sequence contains these proteins:
- the LOC126625191 gene encoding probable pectinesterase 68 isoform X2, with protein sequence MASHSLVLSFICFYLVCNILTLLMLFHAVPIVTAARSSHVLVRSSLMTSSPTPATDSSSSKPHHKWVGPSGHRLIMVDVNGSGDFQSVQSAVNAVPVNNTVNIVILIKPGCYIEKVVVPATKPYITFQGAGKDATVIEWHDRASDPGPNGQQLRTYRTASVTVFANYFSARNISFKNTAPAPMPGMQGWQAVAFRISGDKAYFSGCGFYGAQDTLCDDVGRHYFKECYIEGSIDFIFGNGRSMYKDCELHSIATKFGSIAAHYRNSPDDKSGFAFLNCRVTGTGPLYVGRAMGKYSRIVYSYTYFDDVVAHGAWDDWNNTITSTATNQQDKAVESSKEVEVKP